The Planctomycetota bacterium genome includes the window AGAGCGAAGTCGCGCCGCGCATGCCCAGGGAGCCGGGCACCAGCGGGATCAATCCCGGCGCGCTCACCACGATGGCCGACCGCTTGGTGATGTGGCTGAAGATGTTTCCGGCCAGGCCCAGCACGAAGGCGCCAATGCAGACGCCCAGTTGCGGGCCGACCAGCACGGCGCCGAAGCGCGCCCCGTAGAGCCCCAGAAGCACGGCGCCCAGAATGATCAGGATGTCGCGGATCCGCGCCTGCAGGATCACGATCATCGCCAGCGAGATGAGTCCGGCCGCGGGAAGGAGCGTCCATGGAAAGAGCGGCTCGCTGACCGCCTGCGCAACGGGCGGCAGATGCTGCAGGATGCGATCGCCGATCGCGATGCCGAACCCCAGCGCCAACAGCGTCATCGCCGCGCCGACGAACCGGCTTCCGCCGCTGGCCAGGTTGCGGGTGGCGACCTCGGTGAGCGACGTGGTCAGCGTGTATCCCGGCAGCAGCGCCACCACGCCGGCGATCACCACGATGTTGGTCGCCAGCGGCGGAAAGAGCCAGGCGAGCAGCCACGCCCCCACCACCGAGACGATCCCCGCCACGAAGTCCGCCACCGCGGCGCGGTCGCGCCACAAGTTGGAGAGCACCACGAGACAACCGACGAGCGTTCCCAGAATGGCGCCCGCCACGACCTCGCGGAAGCCGCCGGTCATGAAACGCGCCGCCGCCCCCGCGGAGAGTCCGTAGGCGAGCATCTGCCAGATTGGGCCGAAGTCGGGCGGCCGCTGGTTCAGTTCGCGGAAGGCCTGGCTGCCCTGGGCACAGGTCATGTCGCCTTCGAGCACGCGGCGCTGGATCCGGTGCACCTCGTCGCGGCGCCCCAATTGGATCGAACCGGGATCGACGCGCAGATGGAAGGCGCGCTGCCGGTCGAGCGGGCCGATGGAGATCACGAGGTAGGTGGGCAGGCTGAAGATCTGCGCCGCCAGGCCGAGGCGGGCGCCGGTCCGCACCATCTCCGCCTCGAGCACGTGGGCGGGCGCCCCGAAATGGTGCAAGCTCTGCGCGCACTCCACCAGGAAGATCTCCGCGTCCGACTTCCCGTCCACGATCGGCTTGGGAGCCTCGACTTGGATGGCGTCGTGCGTCATGACTTCGCTTGCGGCTGCTGGCAACTCAGGCAGTGCAGGCTTCCGAGTCCGACCACGAGCGAGCGGGCCATCACGGGCTGGGCGCGGAATCCGGTCGCGTTCTCCAGCATGCGGCAGGCGACGTCGTCGCTGGGACCGCCGAAGGCCGGCACGAAGATCACGCCATTGGCGAAGAGGAAGTTGGCGTGGCTCGCCGGCAGCATGCGCCGCCCGCCGGGGCCGAAGCGATCCGCCGGAAAATCGTAGTGCAGGGGCTGCGGCGCCGGGATCTCCAGCAGCTCGAAGCGCTGGCGCTGCTCGTCGCGGGCGAGCTCCAGCGCCTTCCAGTTCGCCTCGAGCATGGCGTGGTCGGGATGGCCGGCTTCAGTGCGCACCGCAGCGATCGCGTCGCGGCGGACGAAGCGCGTGACATCGTCCACGTGGCCGTCGGTGTCATCGCCCTCGATGCCGCCGGGCAGCCAGACGATGTTGGTGACGCCCAGGGCGTCGCGCAGTTGCTGCTCGATGTCCGCGGTCTTGCTCCCCGGATTGCGGTTCTGATTCTCGAGGCATTGCCGCGTGGTCAGCAGGGTGCCGGCGCCGTTGCTGTCGATGCTGCCGCCCTCCAGGACGAAGGGATGGCGCCACATCGGCAGGCCCAGCTCGCGCTGCATCGCGTCGGGCACGGCGTCGTCGAGCGATCGCGTCTCGTACTTGCCGCCCCATCCGTTGAAGACAAAGGAATGGGCGGCGACCCGCCCGACCTTGTCCTTCACGAAGACCGGGCCGAAGTCGCGGATCCAGGAATCGTTGGTCTTGATCCCAAGCTCGTCGGTCGTGCGGACGCGCACCACCTTCTCCATGGCTGACTTCCACGCTTCCCACTCCGCCTGCGCCTGATCAAGACAGCCTGGCCAAGTCTCCTCGTTGTGGGGACGGACAAGCCAGACTGCTTCAAGGGGCGACCACTCCGCGGGCATTGTGAAACCCTGGCTGGCCGCGGAGCGCTCCGGATCGACCGGAGGAGCCGGCGCCGGATTCATGAGTCGCCACCGTCAAGGAATCGCTGCGTCAATCCTGCGTAGGCGTCCACGCGCCGGTCGCGCAGGAAGGGCCAGCCGCGGCGGAGCTCCTCGATGCGACCGAGATCGCACTCGCCGATGAGCACCTCCTCCTTGTCCTCGCTGCCTTCGCAGAGAACCTCGCCGCCCGGATCGATCAGCAGGCTTCCGCCCCAGAATTTCAGGTCGTCCTCGGTGCCCACACGGTTCACCGCGGCGACGAAGACGCCATTGGCGATCGCGTGGGAGCGATGCATCAGCTTCCACGCCTCCTTCTGCTGCTTGGCGTCGCCGGGCGTTTCGCCATGCCACCATCCGATCGCGGTGGGATAGAAAATGATTTCCGCGCCCTTGAGCGCAGTCAGCCGCGCCGCCTCGGGATACCACTGATCCCAGCAGACCAGCATGCCGATGGACGCGTCGCGGCCGCGGACCGCCTGCCATCCCAGGTCGCCCGGCGTGAAGTAGAACTTCTCGAAGAAGCGCGGATCCTCCGGAATGTGCATCTTGCGGTACTTCCCCAGGATGTTGCCCGTGGGGTCCAGAAGCACCGCGGTGTTGTGATAGAGACCCGGCGCGCGGCGCTCGTAGAGGGAACCCACGATCTCCACCTGCAGTTCCTTGGCGAGCCGCCCCAGGAATCCTGTGGTCGGGCCGGGGATCGGCTCGGCCAGGTCCATGCGCGACGCGTCCTCGACCTGGCAGAAATAGGGCCCGGCGAAGAGTTCCTGCGTGCAGATGATCCTGGCGCCGCGCTCCTTCGCCTCGCGCGCCATCCGCTCGACGCGCTTGAGGACCGAGTCGCGGGGCTCGCTCGGCGGCGCCGCGTGCTGCAACAGGGCGATGGGGATCTTTCGTGGCATGTCGCTCCTTGAATGGCCGCGAGTGTAGCCAGCGGGACGATTCATCCGATAGGACGGGCATGAGTCGATGGTGGCTAGTCGTGAACGCGGCCGCCGGCGCGTGGCTCGTGGCGATCGGCGCCTACCAGTTCGGCATCCTGACGCAGGTCTGGATCAACGATGCGGACAGTTGGCTCCGCCCCGCCAGTTGCTGCATCGCCGCGGTCAGCGCCTTCCTTGCCGCGAAAAATCAAAGTCCGATCTGGTGCGGCATCCTCGCGGCGCTGGTGGTCCTGCTCAATCCACTGGCGCCGACGCAATGGCCCAGGGGTTGGGAGCGGCCCTTCGACTTGGCCGCCGGATCTCTGT containing:
- a CDS encoding threonine/serine exporter family protein, whose translation is MTHDAIQVEAPKPIVDGKSDAEIFLVECAQSLHHFGAPAHVLEAEMVRTGARLGLAAQIFSLPTYLVISIGPLDRQRAFHLRVDPGSIQLGRRDEVHRIQRRVLEGDMTCAQGSQAFRELNQRPPDFGPIWQMLAYGLSAGAAARFMTGGFREVVAGAILGTLVGCLVVLSNLWRDRAAVADFVAGIVSVVGAWLLAWLFPPLATNIVVIAGVVALLPGYTLTTSLTEVATRNLASGGSRFVGAAMTLLALGFGIAIGDRILQHLPPVAQAVSEPLFPWTLLPAAGLISLAMIVILQARIRDILIILGAVLLGLYGARFGAVLVGPQLGVCIGAFVLGLAGNIFSHITKRSAIVVSAPGLIPLVPGSLGMRGATSLFQNDAASGADWAIAALVVAGSLVAGLLAANVFVPPRRTA
- a CDS encoding agmatine deiminase family protein; translation: MNPAPAPPVDPERSAASQGFTMPAEWSPLEAVWLVRPHNEETWPGCLDQAQAEWEAWKSAMEKVVRVRTTDELGIKTNDSWIRDFGPVFVKDKVGRVAAHSFVFNGWGGKYETRSLDDAVPDAMQRELGLPMWRHPFVLEGGSIDSNGAGTLLTTRQCLENQNRNPGSKTADIEQQLRDALGVTNIVWLPGGIEGDDTDGHVDDVTRFVRRDAIAAVRTEAGHPDHAMLEANWKALELARDEQRQRFELLEIPAPQPLHYDFPADRFGPGGRRMLPASHANFLFANGVIFVPAFGGPSDDVACRMLENATGFRAQPVMARSLVVGLGSLHCLSCQQPQAKS
- a CDS encoding carbon-nitrogen hydrolase → MPRKIPIALLQHAAPPSEPRDSVLKRVERMAREAKERGARIICTQELFAGPYFCQVEDASRMDLAEPIPGPTTGFLGRLAKELQVEIVGSLYERRAPGLYHNTAVLLDPTGNILGKYRKMHIPEDPRFFEKFYFTPGDLGWQAVRGRDASIGMLVCWDQWYPEAARLTALKGAEIIFYPTAIGWWHGETPGDAKQQKEAWKLMHRSHAIANGVFVAAVNRVGTEDDLKFWGGSLLIDPGGEVLCEGSEDKEEVLIGECDLGRIEELRRGWPFLRDRRVDAYAGLTQRFLDGGDS